A stretch of Henckelia pumila isolate YLH828 chromosome 4, ASM3356847v2, whole genome shotgun sequence DNA encodes these proteins:
- the LOC140863700 gene encoding uncharacterized protein, with translation MSVTAGVSDTVIAIRDKLRGKIGQTKVKRYWPGKAPEWADDNDEEGDIRTGKAAALERAFPSHEGAAIVRKDDPRLRRLAESRFDNRDEVREDHRRIRQAEIVSTVEEENRRQERLDMEDEDEDALEERRRRIREKLLLRQQEEAALLPEEEEEEVEEEEEEEESEYETDSEEEMMGIAMVKPVFVPKSERDTIAERERLEAEERALEEAVKKRIEERKRETKEIVIEKIREDQEIQRNMDSEANIADVDTDDDVNEAEEYEAWKAREIARIKRDRDIREAMLKEKEEIEKVRNMTEEERREWERKNPKPSGAPKQKWRFMQKYYHKGAFFQADPDDVGGTSGSSDIYTRDFSAPTGEDKMNKTILPKVMQVKHFGRSGRTKWTHLVNEDTTDWNNPWTYNDALRTKYNKKMAGMNPPIAKPKGSKKLKDWETR, from the exons ATGTCTGTGACGGCGGGGGTCAGCGATACTGTAATTGCAATTAGGGACAAACTTAGGGGGAAAATTGGGCAGACTAAGGTGAAACGATACTGGCCTGGAAAAGCTCCAGAGTGGGCAGATGACAATGATGAAGAGGGGGATATTCGAACGGGAAAAGCTGCTGCCCTCGAGAGGGCTTTTCCGAGTCATGAGGGTGCAGCTATCGTGCGAAAGGATGATCCTAGGTTGCGACGTTTGGCTGAGAGTAGGTTCGATAATCGTGACGAAGTGAGGGAAGATCATAGGCGGATAAGGCAGGCAGAGATCGTTTCGACGGTAGAGGAGGAGAACAGGAGGCAAGAACGGTTGGATATGGAGGATGAGGATGAGGATGCGTTGGAGGAGAGGAGGAGGAGGATTAGGGAGAAGCTGTTGTTGAGGCAACAAGAGGAAGCAGCCCTCTTGCCtgaggaggaggaggaagaagtggaggaagaggaggaggaggaggagtcTGAATACGAGACGGATTCGGAAGAGGAGATGATGGGTATTGCTATGGTAAAACCTGTATTTGTCCCAAAATCTGAAAGGGATACAATTGCAGAGCGTGAGAGGCTCGAGGCTGAAGAACGGGCACTAGAGGAAGCAGTGAAGAAGAGGATAGAGGAGAGGAAAAGGGAAACAAAGGAGATCGTGATAGAAAAAATTAGGGAGGATCAGGAGATTCAGAGGAATATGGATTCAGAGGCCAATATTGCTGATGTGGATACTGATGATGATGTGAATGAGGCAGAAGAATATGAGGCTTGGAAAGCTAGGGAGATTGCGAGAATAAAGAGGGATAGGGACATTAGAGAGGCAATGTTGAAGGAGAAGGAGGAGATTGAAAAGGTGAGAAACATGACAGAGGAGGAGAGGAGAGAGTGGGAGCGGAAGAATCCAAAACCTTCTGGAGCGCCAAAACAAAAATGGAGGTTCATGCAAAAATACTACCACAAAGGAGCATTCTTTCAAGCGGACCCTGACGATGTTGGTGGAACCAGTGGCAGCAGCGATATTTATACCCGTGATTTCTCTGCTCCGACTGGAGAGGACAAGATGAACAAGACCATATTGCCTAAAGTCATGCAGGTTAAGCACTTTGGTCGCAGTGGAAGGACGAAATGGACTCATCTTGTAAACGAGGACACTACTGATTGGAATAATCC GTGGACCTACAATGATGCTCTTCGGACCAagtataataaaaaaatggCTGGAATGAATCCACCGATAGCAAAACCTAAAGGAAGCAAGAAACTGAAGGATTGGGAGACACGCTGA